The proteins below come from a single Candidatus Cloacimonadota bacterium genomic window:
- a CDS encoding HPr family phosphocarrier protein has product MIRKRIQIVNKLGMHARPATMIVKAATKYRSDFRIKKDDMEINGKSIMGVMTLAAEYQSELELIADGVDEEYLINEIAELFASKFGEE; this is encoded by the coding sequence ATGATCAGGAAGAGAATTCAAATTGTCAATAAATTAGGAATGCATGCCAGACCAGCTACAATGATAGTCAAAGCTGCCACTAAATATCGTTCTGATTTTCGGATCAAAAAGGATGATATGGAGATTAACGGTAAAAGTATTATGGGAGTGATGACTTTAGCTGCCGAATATCAATCTGAATTGGAATTGATCGCTGATGGTGTTGATGAAGAATATCTTATTAACGAAATTGCAGAACTTTTTGCTTCTAAATTCGGGGAAG